Within the bacterium genome, the region ACTCTGGAGTGATTATAAACGGACAAATGATCCCAAGATCAGGGAAGAGCTGATAATCAATTATGCTTCTATGGTCAAATATATTGCCGGTCGGATAGCGGTGAGCACCCCGCCTACGGTTGAATTTGACGACCTGGTTTCTTATGGTATCCTGGGATTAATTGATGCCATTGAAAAGTTTGATCCGGATCACGGAAGCAAATTTAAGACTTACGCTAGTTCTCGTATTAAGGGGGCTATTCTTGATCAACTGAGGCTTTTAGATTGGGTCCCCCGAACAGTGCGGGCAAAAGGGCGACAGTTGGAGGGTGTTTATGCGGCTTTAGAGTATAAGTTTGGCCGGTCGGCTACTGATGAGGAAGTGGCTGAGGCTATGGGGGTAAGTGTTGAGGAACTTTCCCAGCTTATCTTAGATGTAAGCGGGACTTCTATGATTTCCCTTGATGATGTCTGGCATCTGGGAGACGATGATGATGAGGTGGCCATAGTAGATACTATTGAAACCTCGTCCAGCCAGGCCCCAGAGGCAATAGTGGAAAGAGAGGACATAAAGCGTCTCCTGGTGGAAGCCATTAACCGCTTGCCGCAAAGAGAGAGAGAGGTGGTGGCCCTTTATTA harbors:
- the whiG gene encoding RNA polymerase sigma factor WhiG; amino-acid sequence: MFKEREDELWSDYKRTNDPKIREELIINYASMVKYIAGRIAVSTPPTVEFDDLVSYGILGLIDAIEKFDPDHGSKFKTYASSRIKGAILDQLRLLDWVPRTVRAKGRQLEGVYAALEYKFGRSATDEEVAEAMGVSVEELSQLILDVSGTSMISLDDVWHLGDDDDEVAIVDTIETSSSQAPEAIVEREDIKRLLVEAINRLPQREREVVALYYYEELTLKEIGEVLGVTESRVSQMHTKAILRLRGYLSRFRKAFKE